From a region of the Zingiber officinale cultivar Zhangliang chromosome 4B, Zo_v1.1, whole genome shotgun sequence genome:
- the LOC121977469 gene encoding uncharacterized protein LOC121977469, whose product MSATYAGGSINVDEHRRRLTKELGKEPNFIDTFTRTFQKKDKTWSGDRAKAIKEKYVELEVAQRCSASASSDIEGSEPSVGSDFNLWLQASGGPKGGGKIFGMGSLSRTHRVGRISSSSSAHTQQMHNLTEEVSQLKGIIKDRDEEMREMRRQQDFIMRHLQLSYVSSQIPPGDGDDGDDDDGDGGDS is encoded by the exons ACCAAAGAATTGGGAAAGGAGCCTAATTTTATAGATACTTTCACCCGCACATTTCAGaaaaaagataagacttggaGCGGGGACAGAGCTAAAGCAATTAAG GAAAAATATGTTGAGCTAGAGGTAGCACAGAGATGTTCAGCTTCTGCTAGTTCTGATATTGAGGGGTCTGAGCCGTCTGTTGGTAGTGATTTCAATTTATGGCTACAGGCGAGTGGGGGGCCAAAAGGGGGAGGAAAGATATTCGGAATGGGTTCATTGAGCAGAACCCATAGAGTTGGTCgtatatcttcttcctcctccgcaCATACCCAGCAGATGCATAACTTGACTGAAGAGGTTTCCCAGTTGAAGGGCATTATAAAGGACAGGGATGAAGAAATGAGAGAAATGCGTCGACAACAAGATTTTATTATGCGGCATCTTCAGTTAAGTTATGTTTCAAGTCAAATTCCTCCCGGTGACGGTGATgatggtgatgatgatgatggcgatGGTGGTGATTCTTGA